A stretch of Crossiella cryophila DNA encodes these proteins:
- a CDS encoding alkaline phosphatase D family protein, with product MPNLVLGPLLRHVDDNSATVWVETDGPGTVRVLDAESGTFQVGGHHYALVVLSGLTPDTEHEYQVHLDGEPAWPLPESDFPPSVIRTLPGQADHSVRVSFGSCRFARPEDPAQRAKIGHCALSALATRLLELPVRERPEALLLLGDQIYADETTDRTQQYLKQRRDLAEPPGIEVADYEEYTQLYHESWSEPEIRWLFSTVPTSMIFDDHDVRDDWNTSETWRTEMAAKSWWAKRVRGALASYWVYQHLGNLSPTALAKDEVYQQVQALHGADAQELLEAHAQRWDTEIGEHKHAQWSFCRDFGPVRLLMVDSRAGRILRDGRRKMLDDEEFAWLTAQLAGAGTEYRHLLLGSSLPWLLPPVIHHLQARNEHAATRPGRRGRLAERIRQLGDFDHWASFRESFDQLSQVLHEAAAKTEGTVAVLSGDVHHSYVARTTSKTPVHQLTCSPLRNAEPALFKPALHLGWWRLPAALMHAWTRLSGVPAQPTHWHKTAGPYFGNLLATLDLTSTEATITFERATETTLTEVTRQRLH from the coding sequence GTGCCCAACCTCGTGCTCGGACCGCTGCTGCGCCACGTCGACGACAACTCGGCCACCGTCTGGGTGGAGACCGACGGCCCCGGCACGGTCCGGGTTCTCGACGCCGAGAGCGGCACCTTCCAGGTCGGCGGCCACCACTACGCGCTGGTCGTGCTCAGCGGCCTGACCCCGGACACCGAACACGAGTACCAGGTCCACCTCGACGGCGAACCCGCCTGGCCGCTGCCGGAGTCCGACTTCCCGCCCAGCGTCATCCGCACCCTGCCCGGCCAGGCCGACCACTCGGTGCGGGTCTCCTTCGGCTCCTGCCGCTTCGCCCGGCCAGAAGACCCGGCCCAGCGCGCCAAGATCGGCCACTGCGCACTGTCCGCCCTGGCCACCCGCCTGCTTGAGCTGCCGGTGCGGGAACGCCCCGAGGCACTGCTGCTGCTCGGCGACCAGATCTACGCCGACGAGACCACCGACCGCACCCAGCAGTACCTCAAGCAGCGCCGTGACCTGGCCGAACCGCCCGGCATCGAGGTCGCCGACTACGAGGAGTACACCCAGCTCTACCACGAGAGCTGGTCCGAACCCGAGATCCGCTGGCTGTTCTCCACCGTCCCGACCTCGATGATCTTCGACGACCACGACGTCCGCGACGACTGGAACACCTCCGAGACCTGGCGCACCGAGATGGCGGCCAAGTCGTGGTGGGCCAAGCGGGTCCGCGGCGCGCTGGCCTCCTACTGGGTGTACCAGCACCTGGGCAACCTCAGCCCCACCGCACTGGCAAAGGACGAGGTGTACCAGCAGGTCCAGGCCCTGCACGGGGCGGACGCGCAGGAGTTGCTGGAAGCACACGCGCAGCGCTGGGACACCGAGATCGGCGAACACAAGCACGCCCAGTGGAGCTTCTGCCGCGACTTCGGCCCGGTCCGCCTGCTCATGGTGGACAGCCGGGCGGGCCGCATCCTGCGCGACGGCCGCCGCAAGATGCTCGACGACGAGGAATTCGCCTGGCTCACCGCCCAGCTCGCCGGTGCCGGCACCGAGTACCGCCACCTGCTCCTGGGCAGCTCCCTGCCCTGGCTGCTGCCCCCGGTGATCCACCACCTGCAGGCCCGCAACGAGCACGCCGCCACCCGCCCCGGCCGGCGCGGCAGGCTGGCCGAACGCATCCGCCAGCTCGGCGACTTCGACCACTGGGCCAGCTTCCGCGAGTCCTTCGACCAGCTCTCCCAGGTCCTGCACGAGGCAGCGGCCAAGACCGAGGGCACGGTCGCGGTGCTCTCCGGCGACGTCCACCACAGCTACGTGGCCCGCACCACCAGCAAGACCCCCGTGCACCAGCTGACCTGCTCGCCCCTGCGCAACGCCGAACCCGCGCTGTTCAAACCGGCCCTGCACCTCGGCTGGTGGCGCCTGCCCGCCGCGCTCATGCACGCGTGGACCCGCCTCTCCGGCGTCCCAGCCCAACCCACCCACTGGCACAAAACAGCAGGCCCCTACTTCGGCAACCTGCTCGCCACCCTGGACCTGACCAGCACCGAGGCGACCATCACCTTCGAACGCGCCACCGAGACCACCCTGACCGAGGTAACCCGCCAACGCCTGCACTGA
- the add gene encoding adenosine deaminase translates to MRDLLTLPKTHLHVHLESTLRRETLQEIATTHGIELPDSLTSDGASFQGFRAFADANSHIRDCLRIPADFRRMAREFCADEAAQGTRYAEIRFTAAAHGERLGDLAMPLTAVLEGLDEGQAEHGIEVEIILDHSRRRSVERAQRTLELARRFPGRVIGLDMAGEESYSLAPFAQVIAEARDAGLHLVHHAGESCGPPSVREALTLGLTERLGHGFRVLEDRELAAEVADRGIPLEVCPSSNVTLGLVPDLPSHPLPELLAAGLVVTLNTDVPNFTGVTLTEEFQRVRDTFGLTDPQLADLARDAADASFAPPETKAELHRGIDAWLAAPPVTAMR, encoded by the coding sequence ATGCGGGACCTGCTGACGCTGCCGAAGACCCACCTGCACGTGCACCTGGAGAGCACCCTGCGCAGGGAGACCCTCCAGGAGATCGCCACCACCCACGGCATCGAGCTGCCGGACAGCCTCACCAGTGACGGCGCTTCCTTCCAGGGCTTCCGCGCCTTCGCCGACGCCAACTCGCACATCCGGGACTGCCTGCGCATCCCGGCCGACTTCCGCCGGATGGCCCGGGAGTTCTGCGCGGACGAGGCCGCCCAGGGCACCCGTTACGCCGAGATCCGGTTCACCGCGGCTGCGCACGGCGAACGCCTCGGCGACCTGGCCATGCCGCTGACCGCTGTGCTCGAAGGACTCGACGAGGGCCAGGCCGAGCACGGCATCGAGGTCGAGATCATCCTGGACCACTCCCGCCGCCGCTCGGTCGAACGAGCCCAGCGCACCCTGGAGCTGGCCCGCCGCTTCCCCGGCCGGGTCATCGGCCTGGACATGGCGGGGGAGGAGAGCTACTCGCTCGCGCCGTTCGCCCAGGTCATCGCGGAAGCCAGGGACGCGGGCCTGCACCTGGTGCATCACGCGGGCGAGTCCTGCGGCCCGCCCAGCGTCCGCGAGGCCCTCACCCTCGGGCTCACCGAACGCCTCGGCCACGGCTTCCGCGTGCTGGAAGACCGCGAACTCGCCGCCGAGGTCGCCGACCGCGGCATCCCCCTGGAGGTCTGCCCCTCCTCCAACGTCACCCTCGGCCTGGTCCCCGACCTGCCCAGCCACCCGCTGCCCGAACTGCTGGCCGCCGGCCTGGTCGTCACCCTCAACACCGACGTCCCCAACTTCACCGGCGTCACCCTCACCGAGGAGTTCCAGCGCGTCCGGGACACCTTCGGCCTCACCGACCCGCAACTGGCCGACCTGGCCCGCGACGCCGCCGATGCCTCCTTCGCCCCGCCGGAGACCAAGGCCGAGCTGCACCGCGGCATCGATGCCTGGCTCGCCGCCCCGCCGGTGACCGCGATGCGATAG
- a CDS encoding LysR family transcriptional regulator ArgP yields MDDLPFDQVRTLLAAVDEGTFEAAARALHVTPSAVSQRIKALEQRVGRVLLQRAKPIRLTDSGEVVARFGRQLALLAQDARAELGLPEDGRPNVLPVAVNADSLATWFLTTLTRVPEHLQVCFALRREDQDHTTDLLREGLVLAAVTSTPEPVQGCSVRPLGRMRYQAMASPAFIRRWLTGGPLTELLPQAPVVVFDGKDDLQHRFARDLTRREPSSRQHLVPASDIFLAAVLRGLGWGMIPDVQGDEQAANGLLVALAPEHPVDVPLYWQQWKLDSPPLSALADAVVRTAAEHLTPLP; encoded by the coding sequence ATGGACGACCTGCCGTTCGACCAGGTCCGCACCCTGCTCGCCGCGGTCGACGAGGGCACCTTCGAGGCCGCCGCTCGAGCCCTGCACGTCACCCCGTCCGCGGTGAGCCAGCGGATCAAGGCCCTGGAACAGCGGGTCGGCCGGGTGCTGCTGCAACGCGCCAAACCGATCCGGCTCACCGACTCCGGCGAGGTGGTGGCCAGGTTCGGGCGCCAGCTCGCGCTGCTGGCCCAGGACGCCCGCGCCGAACTGGGACTGCCCGAGGACGGGCGGCCGAACGTGCTGCCGGTGGCGGTCAACGCCGACTCCCTGGCCACCTGGTTCCTCACCACACTGACCAGGGTCCCCGAGCACCTCCAGGTGTGCTTCGCGCTGCGCAGGGAGGACCAGGACCACACCACCGACCTGCTGCGCGAGGGCCTGGTGCTGGCCGCGGTCACCTCCACCCCCGAACCCGTGCAGGGCTGCTCGGTGCGCCCGCTGGGCCGGATGCGCTACCAGGCGATGGCCAGCCCGGCCTTCATCCGCCGCTGGCTCACCGGCGGCCCGCTGACCGAGTTGCTGCCGCAGGCGCCGGTGGTGGTCTTCGACGGCAAGGACGACCTGCAGCACCGCTTCGCCCGCGACCTCACCCGGCGCGAGCCGAGCAGCCGCCAGCACCTGGTGCCCGCCTCGGACATCTTCCTGGCCGCGGTGCTGCGTGGCCTTGGCTGGGGGATGATCCCGGACGTGCAAGGCGATGAGCAGGCCGCAAACGGACTGCTGGTCGCCCTCGCCCCGGAGCACCCGGTGGACGTGCCGCTGTACTGGCAGCAGTGGAAACTGGACTCACCCCCGCTGTCCGCACTGGCCGACGCGGTGGTCCGCACCGCGGCCGAACACCTCACCCCACTGCCTTGA
- a CDS encoding LysE/ArgO family amino acid transporter has protein sequence MYGYLTPLAAGLGTGLSLIIAIGSQNAFVLRQGLRREHVLPVVAICGISDAVLIAAGVSGIGGLVQLWPSALTVVGWAGAIFLLGYGLLAARRALNPSAMQAGVSTSGSPRAAILTCLVLTWLNPHVYLDTVLLLGSVGNGYGAARWVFAAGAVAGSLLWFGALGFGARSLSGLFAKPVAWRVLDSLIAVTMLVLGVTMAVRASA, from the coding sequence GTGTACGGATACTTGACACCGCTGGCCGCCGGTCTGGGCACCGGGTTGTCCCTCATCATCGCGATCGGTTCGCAGAACGCCTTCGTGCTGCGCCAAGGGCTGCGCCGCGAGCACGTGCTGCCGGTGGTGGCCATCTGCGGGATCTCCGACGCGGTGCTCATCGCCGCCGGGGTCAGCGGCATCGGCGGCCTGGTGCAGCTGTGGCCGAGCGCGCTGACCGTGGTCGGCTGGGCCGGCGCGATCTTCCTGCTCGGCTACGGCCTGCTCGCCGCCCGCCGCGCCCTGAACCCCTCGGCCATGCAGGCCGGGGTCAGCACCAGCGGATCGCCGCGCGCGGCGATCCTCACCTGTCTGGTGCTGACCTGGCTCAACCCGCACGTCTACCTGGACACGGTGCTGCTGCTCGGCTCGGTCGGCAACGGCTACGGCGCGGCCCGCTGGGTCTTCGCCGCCGGCGCGGTCGCGGGCAGCCTGCTCTGGTTCGGCGCGCTGGGCTTCGGCGCGCGCTCGCTGTCGGGGTTGTTCGCCAAGCCGGTGGCCTGGCGGGTGCTGGACTCGCTGATCGCGGTGACCATGCTGGTCCTTGGGGTCACGATGGCCGTGCGCGCCTCGGCGTGA
- a CDS encoding alkaline phosphatase D family protein, with the protein MLNRRTLLRGAATAGALGAVWPLSAALSPAQAYAAAADLGVSWDPKPFTLGVASGDPMPTSVVLWTRLAPDPLAAEQPLPAAVEVKWTVAEDRELRRKVVCGTAPATSLLGHAVHVPVHGLRPGRTYYYAFEALGQRSRVGRTRTAPVGKVDKVRFASANCQAFHDGLYAAHRGIARENLDFVVHLGDYIYEHGQVGGSHIRDHDGPEILTLADYRKRHALYKGDPSLREAHAAHPWFLTWDDHEVVNDHSGTTGDAPFVKRRAAAYQAWYEHMPARAETGLPDIRIHQQRRWGDLLDLTILDLRQYRSAQNLADGTILGADQRAWLGRQIDSPSDAWHCWVNSIMLSQLAKPAGGYYFTDQWDGFRTERNSVLGQAHRKNLQDLVVITGDWHSAFVDDIRPDFDNPDAPVIGTEFTAHSVTSGAYSAEWNATNGPVMGKANPHLKYFEGNRYGYDVYEVTPRRWSTHMRVIGDRKVADSPVSTLTTFHVDRGKPGSYEDPATIGSAAQYRRR; encoded by the coding sequence ATGCTGAACCGACGCACCCTGCTCCGCGGCGCCGCCACCGCAGGCGCCCTCGGCGCGGTCTGGCCGCTCTCGGCCGCGCTCAGCCCGGCCCAGGCCTACGCCGCCGCGGCCGATCTCGGCGTGAGCTGGGACCCCAAGCCGTTCACCCTCGGCGTGGCCTCCGGCGACCCGATGCCCACCAGCGTGGTGCTCTGGACCCGCCTGGCCCCGGACCCCCTGGCCGCCGAACAGCCGCTACCGGCCGCGGTCGAGGTCAAGTGGACCGTGGCCGAGGACCGCGAGCTGCGCCGCAAGGTCGTCTGCGGCACCGCCCCGGCCACCTCGCTGCTGGGCCACGCGGTGCACGTCCCGGTGCACGGGCTGCGCCCCGGCCGCACCTACTACTACGCCTTCGAGGCCCTCGGCCAGCGCAGCCGGGTCGGCCGCACCCGCACCGCCCCGGTCGGCAAGGTGGACAAGGTCCGGTTCGCCTCGGCCAACTGCCAGGCCTTCCACGACGGCCTCTACGCCGCGCACCGCGGCATCGCCAGGGAGAACCTGGACTTCGTGGTGCACCTCGGCGACTACATCTACGAGCACGGCCAGGTCGGCGGCAGCCACATCCGCGACCACGACGGCCCGGAGATCCTCACCCTGGCCGACTACCGCAAGCGGCATGCCCTCTACAAGGGCGACCCGTCGCTGCGCGAGGCGCACGCCGCGCACCCGTGGTTCCTGACCTGGGACGACCACGAGGTGGTCAACGACCACAGCGGCACCACCGGCGACGCCCCGTTCGTCAAGCGCCGCGCCGCGGCCTACCAGGCCTGGTACGAGCACATGCCCGCGCGCGCGGAGACCGGCCTGCCCGACATCCGGATCCACCAGCAGCGCCGCTGGGGCGACCTGCTCGACCTGACCATCCTGGACCTGCGCCAGTACCGCTCGGCGCAGAACCTGGCCGATGGCACCATCCTGGGCGCCGACCAGCGGGCCTGGCTGGGCCGCCAGATCGACTCGCCCAGCGACGCCTGGCACTGCTGGGTCAACTCGATCATGCTCAGCCAGCTGGCCAAACCCGCGGGCGGCTACTACTTCACCGACCAGTGGGACGGCTTCCGGACCGAGCGCAACAGCGTGCTCGGCCAGGCCCACCGCAAGAACCTGCAGGACCTGGTGGTGATCACCGGCGACTGGCACTCCGCCTTCGTCGATGACATCCGCCCGGACTTCGACAACCCCGACGCCCCGGTGATCGGCACCGAGTTCACCGCGCACTCGGTCACCTCCGGCGCCTACTCCGCGGAGTGGAACGCCACCAACGGGCCGGTGATGGGCAAGGCCAACCCGCACCTGAAGTACTTCGAGGGCAACCGCTACGGCTACGACGTCTACGAGGTCACGCCGCGGCGCTGGTCAACGCACATGCGGGTGATCGGCGACCGGAAGGTGGCCGACTCGCCGGTGAGCACGCTGACCACCTTCCACGTCGACCGCGGCAAGCCGGGCAGCTACGAGGACCCGGCCACGATCGGCTCGGCCGCGCAGTACCGGCGGCGCTGA
- a CDS encoding phosphoesterase produces the protein MNLIDNGDVERGTGGTGEPTPAVPGWQTVEGAPAIIRYAAGGGYPTALDPGPAERGAQFLGGGTSPRTRLTQTVRLPAGAVFRLAGWLGGFATQQDGVRLSVEFLDRTGYPIGLAVLGPVTAQERGLRTGLFEQTTTGPVPAGSTHARITLLFTRSGSGSSNDGYADNLSLTVGAR, from the coding sequence GTGAATCTCATCGACAACGGCGATGTCGAACGCGGCACCGGCGGCACGGGGGAGCCGACCCCGGCGGTGCCGGGCTGGCAGACCGTGGAGGGCGCGCCCGCGATCATCCGGTACGCCGCGGGCGGCGGCTACCCCACCGCACTGGACCCGGGCCCGGCCGAACGCGGCGCCCAGTTCCTCGGCGGCGGCACCAGCCCGCGCACCCGGCTCACCCAGACCGTCCGGCTGCCAGCGGGTGCGGTCTTCCGGCTCGCCGGCTGGCTCGGCGGGTTCGCCACCCAGCAGGACGGGGTCCGGTTGTCGGTGGAGTTCCTCGACCGCACCGGCTACCCGATCGGCCTGGCCGTGCTCGGCCCGGTCACCGCCCAGGAACGCGGCCTGCGCACCGGACTGTTCGAGCAGACCACCACCGGACCGGTGCCCGCAGGCAGCACGCACGCCCGGATCACGCTGCTGTTCACCCGCTCCGGCAGCGGCAGCTCCAACGACGGCTACGCCGACAACCTCAGCCTGACCGTGGGAGCCCGCTGA
- a CDS encoding ABC transporter permease — MNALLLRLTLGRVWVRTLSWGAAIAVLMIVGIAAYQEAFPDPAQREAAIAGLASQPALYATLGKPGDIGSLGGFVTWRMGQFECVVIALYAALTLAVLTRGDEENGLREAVWAGSVRRTAPLTAALLVVGAGTLLLGAVITLVMLVEGTPALGAVLFGAACAGAGLAHLGIAALFSQLATSRRAVSGLTGAALATGYVLRTLADANTEVSWLRWLSPLGWAQYVDAYTTNRAWPLLLLLGLAVLTTTAALAMEARRDLGAGLLHARPGPAHGRSLRTIELLTLRLHTGMILGWAAGLGVLAASIGAIVDGVSTVLAGNPQFSAMLAAVAGGERRFTEAFLATLFQIIALLIALVAAQGVVSAREAERTGQAEVLLARPLTRARWLGAHLLTGLLAATLVATLAGSAAALSWWATGGHDTSVLVAAALNSLPAAAVFAGLATLLIAVLPRWAVTLGTTLPLAGFVLALFGPLIDLPTWLLDLSPFRHLALLPAESFDLPSALVLLAVAAVLAGAGLVLVQRRDLRIG, encoded by the coding sequence GTGAACGCGCTGCTGCTGCGGCTGACCCTGGGCCGGGTCTGGGTGCGCACCCTGTCCTGGGGCGCGGCCATCGCGGTGCTGATGATCGTCGGCATCGCCGCCTACCAGGAGGCATTCCCCGACCCGGCCCAGCGCGAGGCCGCCATCGCCGGACTGGCCAGTCAGCCCGCGCTGTACGCCACCCTGGGCAAACCCGGCGACATCGGCAGCCTCGGCGGGTTCGTGACCTGGCGGATGGGCCAGTTCGAGTGCGTGGTCATCGCGCTGTACGCCGCCCTCACCCTCGCCGTGCTGACCAGGGGCGATGAGGAGAACGGGCTGCGCGAGGCGGTGTGGGCCGGATCCGTGCGGCGCACCGCCCCGCTGACCGCCGCACTGCTCGTGGTCGGCGCGGGCACGCTGCTGCTGGGCGCGGTGATCACCCTGGTCATGCTCGTCGAGGGCACCCCCGCGCTGGGCGCGGTGCTCTTCGGCGCGGCCTGCGCCGGGGCCGGACTCGCCCACCTCGGCATCGCCGCGCTGTTCAGCCAGCTGGCCACCTCCCGGCGCGCGGTCAGCGGCCTCACCGGCGCGGCGCTGGCCACCGGGTACGTGCTGCGCACCCTGGCCGATGCCAACACCGAGGTGTCCTGGCTGCGCTGGCTCAGCCCACTCGGCTGGGCCCAGTACGTCGACGCCTACACCACCAACCGCGCCTGGCCCCTGCTGTTGCTGCTCGGCCTGGCCGTGCTGACCACCACCGCCGCACTGGCCATGGAGGCCCGCCGCGACCTGGGCGCCGGACTGCTGCACGCCCGCCCCGGCCCCGCGCACGGCCGCTCGCTGCGCACCATCGAACTGCTCACCCTGCGCCTGCACACCGGCATGATCCTGGGCTGGGCCGCCGGACTGGGTGTGCTGGCCGCCTCCATCGGCGCGATCGTGGACGGCGTCTCCACCGTGCTGGCGGGCAACCCGCAGTTCAGCGCCATGCTCGCGGCCGTGGCCGGTGGCGAGCGCCGGTTCACCGAGGCGTTCCTGGCCACCCTGTTCCAGATCATCGCCCTGCTCATCGCGCTGGTCGCCGCCCAGGGCGTGGTCAGCGCCAGGGAGGCCGAACGCACCGGCCAGGCCGAGGTGCTGCTGGCCCGCCCGCTGACCAGGGCCCGCTGGCTCGGCGCGCACCTGCTCACCGGCCTGCTGGCCGCGACCCTGGTGGCCACCCTGGCCGGGTCGGCGGCCGCGCTGTCCTGGTGGGCCACCGGCGGCCACGACACCTCGGTGCTGGTGGCCGCGGCACTCAACAGCCTGCCCGCGGCCGCGGTCTTCGCCGGACTGGCCACCCTGCTCATCGCGGTACTGCCGCGCTGGGCGGTCACCCTGGGCACCACGCTGCCACTGGCCGGGTTCGTGCTGGCCCTGTTCGGCCCGCTGATCGACCTGCCGACCTGGCTGCTGGACCTCTCCCCGTTCCGGCACCTGGCCCTGCTGCCCGCCGAGTCCTTCGACCTGCCCTCCGCCCTGGTCCTGCTGGCGGTGGCCGCGGTGCTGGCGGGCGCCGGACTGGTCCTGGTGCAGCGGCGGGACCTGCGGATCGGCTGA
- a CDS encoding ABC transporter ATP-binding protein produces MGDVAIEIDSLTKDYGRRRALDALTLQVRTGEVFGFLGPNGAGKTTTIRILLDLLRPTSGRATVLGLDVRRQAMALHQRIAYVPGDVALWPQLTGGQAIDTLLHLHGTPGDQARRAELIERFQLDPSLRCRTYSKGNRQKVALVAAFATGAELLILDEPTSGLDPLMGETFRECVREARAEGRTLFLSSHILGEVESICDRVGVVRAGQLVDSGTLNELRHLSAYTVEAELAGPVQVDGLPGVTEAILTEPETGRYRLTCRAQPGTMDRLLAALATAGVHTLTSRPPTLEELFLGYYTEAGK; encoded by the coding sequence ATGGGCGATGTCGCGATCGAGATCGACAGCCTCACCAAGGACTACGGGCGGCGGCGCGCACTGGACGCGCTGACCCTCCAGGTCCGCACCGGCGAGGTTTTCGGTTTCCTGGGTCCCAACGGGGCCGGTAAGACCACCACCATCAGGATCCTGCTCGATCTGCTGCGCCCCACGTCCGGCCGGGCCACTGTGCTCGGCCTGGACGTGCGGCGGCAGGCGATGGCCCTGCACCAGCGGATCGCCTACGTGCCAGGCGATGTCGCGCTCTGGCCGCAGCTCACCGGTGGCCAGGCCATCGACACCCTGCTGCACCTGCACGGCACCCCCGGCGACCAGGCCCGCCGCGCCGAGCTGATCGAACGCTTCCAGCTCGACCCCTCGCTGCGCTGCCGCACCTACTCCAAGGGCAACCGGCAGAAGGTCGCCCTGGTCGCCGCCTTCGCCACCGGCGCCGAACTGCTCATCCTGGACGAGCCGACCAGCGGACTGGACCCGTTGATGGGGGAGACCTTCCGGGAGTGCGTGCGTGAGGCCCGTGCGGAAGGCCGCACGCTGTTCCTGTCCTCGCACATCCTCGGCGAGGTCGAGTCCATCTGCGACCGGGTCGGCGTGGTCCGCGCCGGACAGCTCGTGGACAGCGGCACGCTCAACGAGCTGCGGCACCTCTCCGCCTACACCGTGGAGGCCGAACTGGCCGGACCGGTGCAGGTCGACGGGCTGCCAGGGGTCACCGAGGCGATCCTCACCGAACCGGAGACCGGCCGCTACCGGCTCACCTGCCGCGCCCAGCCCGGCACCATGGACCGGTTGCTGGCCGCACTCGCGACCGCGGGCGTGCACACCCTGACCAGCCGCCCGCCCACCCTGGAGGAACTCTTCCTCGGCTACTACACCGAGGCGGGGAAGTGA
- a CDS encoding alpha/beta fold hydrolase produces the protein MPNTVTVNGVPTWYEVRGDGEPLVLLHGGMTDARCFAGNLDGLAEHFRVHLPERRGHGHTPDVGGPISHDLMAEDMIAFIDTVIGAPVHLAGYSDGAVVALLLAHRRPDLVRKLVLVSGVHEHTGWLFTPEPGGEIPEVITRAYAEVAPHPPEHLQVVAGKLAESASQETLLGTAELAGISARTLVVAADDDIISLEHTLALYRGIPAAELAVVPGTSHALLEEKPLLCREIVGEFLRNDAVSTWIPIRRAS, from the coding sequence ATGCCGAACACGGTGACCGTCAACGGAGTCCCCACCTGGTACGAGGTCCGCGGTGACGGCGAGCCGCTGGTGCTGCTGCACGGCGGCATGACCGACGCCCGCTGCTTCGCGGGCAACCTGGACGGCCTGGCCGAGCACTTCCGGGTGCACCTGCCCGAACGCCGCGGCCACGGCCACACCCCCGACGTCGGCGGGCCGATCAGCCACGACCTCATGGCCGAGGACATGATCGCCTTCATCGACACCGTCATCGGCGCCCCGGTGCACCTGGCCGGGTACAGCGACGGCGCGGTGGTCGCGCTGCTGCTGGCGCACCGGCGGCCGGACCTGGTGCGCAAACTGGTGCTGGTCAGCGGGGTGCACGAGCACACCGGCTGGCTGTTCACACCCGAACCGGGCGGCGAGATCCCCGAGGTGATCACCCGGGCCTACGCCGAGGTGGCCCCGCACCCACCCGAGCACCTCCAGGTGGTGGCGGGCAAACTCGCCGAGTCCGCCAGTCAGGAGACCCTGCTCGGCACCGCGGAGCTGGCCGGGATCAGCGCGCGCACCCTGGTCGTGGCCGCCGACGACGACATCATCAGCCTGGAACACACCCTCGCCCTCTACCGCGGCATCCCGGCCGCGGAGCTGGCCGTGGTGCCCGGCACCTCGCACGCGCTGCTGGAGGAGAAACCCCTGCTGTGCCGGGAGATCGTCGGCGAGTTCCTGCGTAACGACGCCGTGTCCACCTGGATACCGATCCGACGCGCGAGCTGA
- a CDS encoding GyrI-like domain-containing protein, whose protein sequence is MTEPQIQTRAAQPYLGVTATVTMTTFHLVADRIGEIVGLLLGRGQEIAGAPFLRYHVIDMEAELVVEAGVPVAEPQPGEGEIKPGELPAGRYVTLIHHGHVDGLIETITGLFAWAETQGLTWDMTTSERGEHWGCRMESYLTNPQVEPDMNNWDTELAYRLAD, encoded by the coding sequence TTGACCGAGCCGCAGATCCAGACCCGCGCCGCCCAGCCCTACCTGGGGGTGACCGCCACGGTCACCATGACCACCTTCCATCTCGTCGCCGACCGGATCGGCGAGATCGTCGGCCTGCTCCTGGGCCGTGGTCAGGAGATCGCCGGTGCCCCGTTCCTCCGCTACCACGTGATCGACATGGAGGCCGAGCTGGTGGTGGAGGCCGGGGTGCCGGTGGCCGAACCACAGCCCGGCGAGGGCGAGATCAAACCGGGCGAGCTGCCCGCCGGGCGCTACGTCACCCTCATCCACCACGGGCACGTGGACGGGCTGATCGAGACGATCACCGGCCTGTTCGCCTGGGCCGAGACCCAGGGCCTGACCTGGGACATGACCACCTCCGAGCGGGGTGAGCACTGGGGCTGCCGGATGGAGAGCTACCTGACCAACCCGCAGGTCGAACCCGACATGAACAACTGGGACACCGAACTGGCCTACCGGCTCGCGGACTGA
- the bla gene encoding class A beta-lactamase, which produces MGVYGRNLGTGRTVAYRADELFPLCSSWKPLVSAAILRDLDQHGEVLAKRIHYTQADLVTYSPITGTPEHLANGMTIAELSAASICYSDNSAANFLLREIGGPTGITRFCRSIGDHRTRLDRWETELNTAEPWRITDTTSPRAIAGTYRRVLLGDALTAPDRQRVTDWMLANTTSGDRFRAGLPKDWKLADKTGTGSYGTNNDVGIAWTPAGTPILLAVYTTKPEQAAKPDSPLVAKAAAVLADTLG; this is translated from the coding sequence CTGGGTGTCTACGGCCGCAACCTGGGCACCGGCCGGACCGTGGCCTACCGGGCCGACGAGCTGTTCCCGCTCTGCTCCAGCTGGAAACCGCTGGTCTCGGCCGCGATCCTGCGTGACCTTGACCAGCACGGCGAGGTGCTGGCCAAGCGGATCCACTACACCCAGGCCGACCTGGTCACCTACTCGCCGATCACCGGCACCCCGGAGCACCTGGCCAACGGCATGACCATCGCCGAACTCAGCGCGGCCAGCATCTGCTACAGCGACAACTCCGCGGCCAACTTCCTGCTCCGCGAGATCGGCGGCCCCACCGGCATCACCCGGTTCTGCCGCTCCATCGGTGATCACCGCACCCGGCTGGACCGGTGGGAGACCGAGCTGAACACCGCCGAACCCTGGCGGATCACCGACACCACCAGCCCGCGCGCCATCGCGGGCACCTACCGCCGCGTGCTGCTCGGCGACGCGCTCACCGCACCCGACCGGCAGCGGGTCACCGACTGGATGCTGGCCAACACCACCAGCGGCGACCGCTTCCGCGCCGGACTGCCCAAGGACTGGAAGCTGGCCGACAAGACCGGCACCGGCTCCTACGGCACCAACAACGACGTCGGCATCGCCTGGACCCCGGCGGGCACGCCGATCCTGCTCGCGGTCTACACCACCAAACCCGAGCAGGCGGCCAAGCCGGACAGTCCGCTGGTCGCCAAGGCCGCCGCGGTGCTGGCCGACACGCTGGGCTGA